Genomic DNA from Oncorhynchus mykiss isolate Arlee chromosome 2, USDA_OmykA_1.1, whole genome shotgun sequence:
ACTGTGGTTCTGAATCTGTCACCTTGacatttcaatggaaaaacagtcccgtgtgactcagtttgtagagcatggcgcttacaatgccagggttgtgggtttgattaccatgggggaccagtatgaatatgtatgcactcactactggaAGTCTTGGCTAAGAGCatttgctaaatgactcaaatgtaaacatACAAGCCAAGTCTATTTGCCCTGTTAGTCAACTCCTGCTTTTCAGTGTGTGATATCCAGAGAGCAACAGAAATCCTGTTTGAGCAACTTTTGAAAACGAGAActaagtggcacagcggtctaaaggcactacatctcattgctagaggcatcactacaaaccctggttcaattccaggctgtatcacaaccagccgtgattgggagtcccatatggcgctGCACAATTGGACCATCaccgttagggttagggtcattgtaaataagaatgtgttcttaaccgacttgcctagttaaataaaaggttcaataaaaGATTCACACTATTATAAACTACATGTGGTTTTAGCCATTTTTTTATTCCATTATTTCACATTTTCCCACCCAAAAAGATTCAATTAAAATGACATGGTAAGATTTAAAAAGCAAATTTTAGAAAGGGAGGAAGTCACATTTCACTGGTACTGCCCAACTCTAGGTCTGAACACAAAGCATCATGGGAACTCCCTCTCAACCCCAGTGTAACCAGTGGTCCTTGGAGTCGTAATGACAAAGGTTGAGGGAGATGAGGAAGAAGTGAGACCATATATACAGTTGAGGGGACAACCTTTTGATGAGTATGAACATTGTTGAACAGTCCAATAGAACACTTGAGAACCTGTCCAAAAGACTGCACTCCCCTTCAGTTAAAAAAAACATCTGTTTAACATCTCCATCTCACCCTTTGTGACAACAAACCCATTACTTAACAGAAGAGGTGTACAATCACACAATACTACCTGACTTCTATGGTTACTAAAAGCCTGATAACTTGGTCAAAGTAAATAGTGCATTTTATTTGTGGGCAGTAGAACAGGAAACAGTGGTATTAGTCTTTATACCTTTATTTTGTCTGCTGAGGTGAGAAGTTACACAAACACTACCAGGGCCAAAGAGATTTCTGTATGAGCAGTCCAATATTCTATAGGTAGGTTTGAAACAGGAAGCAAAACAAAAGAAATTCATTCCAGACAAAGCAATACAATAGTAACTTGAATATTGACTACAATCTCAAATCATTGTTACCTGAAAATACCAAAGCATGAAATGACTCCATGTATTGACAAACTTGCTAAGCACAGACATGAATGAGTACTCCACATATTTTACTCTCAAATGTGACATGAAAAATAACATGAAGGCTTTTAATCAGAACCAGATCGAGCCCTACTCAACACCAATCCAATATTTACCACTCACAATTCAAAAATAACAATTCAGAACTTCAAAAGTCTGCCTttcccctctcccagtctctcttaTGGGtaagggtagggtgtagggacaGAATTATTTTGCCTGCTAACAATGGCGATGGATAAATTCACACTAGATGAAAGGTTTCAAtccaaaaaataaacaaaacctTCAAAAGAGAGACAGGCAGTAATAAAAACGTATGGTACTCAAACTCCGGCCCTGGTGACAATGCAAGGTGTgacagtaaatatacagtattgGAACCACAACAGCTGACATTCAGATAAATTAGTCCAATATGACATTGGAGTTGGTTATGTGTAGTTACAGCTTCTCCCCCTCTCgctacacacacagggagaggggctTAGTCTGATGTACATGGAAGAAAAGAAACGAGGAAATCTAAAGGTCCAAATCTGAGAAGGAAAATCACAAAACGAGGCCATTCCTGTCAATAGCTTTCCATTCTATCCTGTCAATAGCTTTCCATTCTATCCTGTCAATAGCTTTCCTTCCCCCTTTTCACAACAAGAAACTGATCATGTTATCTACATTGGtgggtcaaataaaaaatgtcacCAACTCCCTCTCCCCATATGAAATGATGAATACTCctgtccatccatctatccaccaCTCTTATAGAGTAGACCAGTCCACTTCCCCTCTCTACACCTTCCTAAAGTACTTAAAACAGGCTCCCTCCATTTAAATACAAACCATAAGGTGTggcaagacccccccccccccccagaatgaCCCATCTCTTTCTCACAAAGTATAAAAATCATTTACCCCTGTCCTGTTACTACACACAATTCACAAAAAtctttgaaccccccccccccccccccccccccctggattTCATCAGAATACAAACCCTTCTCTTTTGCCCAATAGCAAATGGATCCCCAGCCCCTACCCCCGGGTACTTCTCTGAACTCCACCTGGCCTTCTGATGGACTAGGTGAAACATTATGTCGCTCACACCTTTTCAGGTCAAAACAAGTGCCTAGGTGGTATGGGGTTAGGGGTCGATTTGAAATATGacaatccaccccccccccctcactatCCTCGCCTGTCGTCATCCTCTACCAGAAGTCTCGGCGGTGGTAGGCATCAGGGTCGCAGTATTTGGTCACCACCACCCGGTTAGCAAACTTCCTGCCCGTCAGACCCTGCATGGCCTTCTGGGAGTCAAACACTGACATGAACTCCACAAAGATCtataggatagagagaggaaatgTAAGGAGGTTCAATGGAGATCATTCAAAAAGTCATAGTCATAAAGTTGAAGACAGACAGaagcttctctctctcaccttgccAGTGCCAGGGACCTCCAGCCCATCCACAGGTCTGGGGATCTCGATGCTCTTGACCTGGCCGTACTTGCTGCACTCGTCCCTCACATCCTCCACGATCTCCTCATATTCCTCTTCATCCaccagctcctccacagccaccaTATTCATCAGACACAGCACCTCTGTGGGCAAGCCAGCCATCTGGGTCATTGAGCTGTTCATCAGGCCCGGCACCTGCAGCGTCACCGGGGTCTGGTTTATACTTgtctggaggggagaggggagggttgGAGAAGGAGTGTTGGTGGATACAGAACATGCCGTGAGGAATGGAAAAGTAAAAACAAACAGCACAGACCACCCCAAGAGCACAACATATGCTCCCCCTCGTTTCTATCTAAGATCCCCTGCACAAGTGTATCTTTCTCAAATGTCCTGAAGGCTCCCTGGACCAGGCATTTCCCCTCTACCTTCTACTTCCCTCTCCACTGTAGCACACTATTCCCTGCCTGACCAGCTCCATCTCCCAGTCTTACCAGAGTGGCATTCTTGGATCCCACGCTGGCTCTCTGCACCAGGAGCTTTTTATCTCCCAGCTGCATGCCGTTGAGTCCTGCTATGGCCTGTGGGGACAGGGCATCTCCAAGTTTAATACAGCTGTCAATCAGCAGGGACAACCCCCCAGGGTCTATGCACTTCTACACTATATATGGAAATTCTCCCTTTCAAGAACCCAATCAAAAGCTGAATTTAGGATTTTTACCTTTCTACAGATGGTCATTTTAAAAaggttttattacatttttactgCAATTCAGTTCAATCATAACAGATTACTGTGAAATATTGGGAGCGTAACCATATGAAATCACTTTGTCAAGAGTTATGTCTCTTGCTGTGGGGGCTAAAGTATTATATATGAAACACAATAATATCGCAAGAGCAATATAGTTCCCCTTGAACATTCATTTACATTTGTATTAATATGCAAGTCATTCAAAATGTGAAGAGATATTGCAAAAATGTGAGAGAAAAAAGGAAAGAAAAACCTGGATCAAATCCAAAACCATGACATGGTGTGTGAAGAACTAAAATGAAGGGGGTGGTTAGCTACCTGATTCTCCATGGTGATCTGGTCGTTCAGGTTGACGTCTACATACTCACAGAACGCATAACCCTTAGACAAACCTGTGGCACTATCCTTGACCAAGTTAAAGGCCTTGAGAGGCCCAAACGATGTCAGGAGCTCCTTCACCTGGAGAACACAGAGAGGGAAGATTACCATAGAGATCAGAGGGGAAACGATGGGAGGGACAGGGGAAATGGGAGAACAGTCAGACGAGGAGAGGAGTTGAACACTCTTTCAAGCTGTCTGGCTTCCATCAACAGTGTTATTCCAGTACACTGCTAACCGCGTCCAGCATTGACTAGGCATGTGAGGAAACAGGAGGTTTTCACTGGGCCAGACTGGAACGTCACGGGAGgtgagcagccagccagccagtctgtgGCTCCAGGTGACCTGGTTAGAAGGCTAAGCTGCTTAAGGATAGCTCACTGACCTGGTCATCATTCAGGTAGTTGGGCAGGCCCCCGATGAACAGCTTGTGGGCCGAGTCAGGCACCACTGTGGACACCACGCCTacacagacagagaaggagagagaagttaTTTAAAGTCAACCAAACGTTGATATAAACAGCCTACATCCAGTCTGATCCTATAGAGACGGGTAAAATAGTTCAAGTAGGCCAGACTAAGAAGGGTTTAAAGATGGACTAAATAGAGAGTGAAACAGCCAGAGAAGTTTGGACCAGTAaaccgacagacagagacagacagaccaggcacGTAGACGCTGGGGTTCTCGCTCATGCCAGGCAGAGGCTGGTAGTCATGGGGACGGCGGATCTTCAGACTCTGTCCCTGGAAGATGATGCCATCGAACGCCATGGCCTGGGTCGTCTCATCCACTGAGCGGAACTTTGGGACAACAAACACAGACCAGGTTTTAGAAAGGTAGAGGGTTAACTTTCACCTGTCAGATTATTTCAGAAAGCTCAGATAaaagggccgaacaggcccccattaacatcgatggggcaGTAGTGGCGCGGGTCGAGAGTCAAGTTCCCTGGAGTCCACATCAACCAACTagaatggttcaaacacaccaagacagttgtgaagagggcacgacaaaacctattccccctcaggagactgaaaagatttggcatgggtccacagatcctcaaaacgttctacagctgcaccatcaagagcatcctgactggttgcatcacagcctggtatggcaacagctcagcccccgaccgtaaggcactacagagggtagtgcgtacagcccagtacatcactggcgccaagtttcctgccatctagtgtcagaggaaagcccataaaattgtcaagactccagtcacccaagttatagactgtttccTCTGATACCGAGCGGCAAGCgctaccggagagccaagtctaggacctAAATGCtactcaacagcttctacccccaagccattagactgctgaacaattcataaaaatcaccaccggacaatttacaatGACCCCccctgtacactgctgctactcgctgtgtTTGTTACCTAATGCAGTCACTTCACCCccccctacatgtacagattacctcaactagcctgtacccccgcacactgactcggtaccggtgccccctgtatatagcctcgttattattattactttataTTTTTATAGTTACTTTATATTATAacttttattttagcctacttggtaaatattttcttcttcttgaactgcactgttggttaaaggcttgtaaccatttcactgtaaagtatacacttattcggcacgtgacaaataaagtttgatttgaaaagAGGTCCTTTTGGACTATTGAGGAAGGTCACATTTCTTCTCCGGTATTGCGTATCGTCAAGTGGGTGTTGAGACCCACCTCGAGGAAGGCAAAGTTCTTGTCCTGGTTGATCTGAACAGCGAGGACGGGGTTTCCTGGAGCCTGAGTGAGACCACCCAGACGCATCTGAGCGTTGAAGAAATCCATCATGGACTCCTacacaggtagagggagagacatTGAGGCAATACTCTGGAAGACTCACTCCAACAACAGTATTTATTATGCACTCTGATCCCCCTGAGCTTGAAATACTAGTTGACAGAATCAGATGGCCCGGCCCCTAGCCTTAACCTGACAGAATCAGATGGCCCGGCCCCTAGCCTTAACCTGACAGAATCAGATGGCCCGGCCCCTAGCCTTAACCTGACAGAATCAGATGGCGCGGCCCCTAGCCTTAACCTGACAGAATAAGATGGCCCGGCCCCTAGTCTCATCCTGACAGAATCAGATGGCGCGGCCCCTAGCCTTAACCTGACAGAATCAGATGGCCCGGCCCCTAGCCTTAACCTGACAGAATCAGATGGCGCGGCCCCTAGCCTTAACCTGACAGAATAAGATGGCCCGGCCCCTAGTCTCATCCTGACAGAATCAGATGGCGCGGCCCCTAGCCTTAACCTGACAGAATCAGATGGCGCGGCCCCTAGCCTTAACCTGACAGAATCAGATGGCGCGGCCCCTAGCCTTAACCTGACAGAATCAGATGGCGCGGCCCCTATCTTTAAACTGTCAAGGCTCTATGGTGAAATGTTTTTCTAGGCACACTGGTCCTCCTAAATAAAAATTCCAGGTCGCACAGCTACATATTCAGGCACATATGCGAGTAAAATTGCAGTACTGTAGAGCCCTGTATCAACTTCTACCTACTCCATCTCTCTGATCTCTGTCCCTACATCCATCCAGGAGCTAACTGACCTCTGTGATGCCGAAGGGGATGTTGCCCACATAAAGCCGACGGGCCTGTCTGGTCATCTGGCTTCCCACCACAGGGACGGGAGTGGGGGTCACGGCCAGGCCGTCTGGGGTCATGGTGGGCAGCAGGGCCGTGGCTGGGATCTGACCCGCAGCTTGAGGAGAAGTCACATGTTTAAAACAACATTCATACAGCTTCCAGAACAAGACATTATTAGTAAGAACACAGTTAAATAGGAGGCCAAACGAGGGtcaaagagtagaatagagtagataaaaatagagaggagagaggggaagaggatgaTGAAGTGAGGCCTCCTCTCTTACCCTGCATGGCTTTGTACTGCATCACACTGATGTGTTCAAAGCCAGGAGGAGGGACGTCCCAGTACTTCTTCACTTTGTTCTTCTTCTTCGTTTCACGGTGCGGGGAACGACTGATGGAGAGAAAATAGGACAGGAGGAGTGAGGACAGAAAGACCAACAGAGGAGTGCAGGGAGAAACAGATGACATAAAAAGACAAAGAAGTCATTACTTGTGATGTCCTGTGAGTCAAGCCTTAAATAGACCTTTAGAGAAACCTACAGCTTCTCTTTAACCCATCTATGAGAAACACCAGGTTTACACTTCTGAATCCATGTTATAAATGATTATACCTTTTACAAATACAAGTGATTTCAAATGACATACTACTTTTAAATGACATTTACAGTGGATGTCACAAAGCCCTACAAATCTAACCCATTATTACAGAGTTGGCCCTACAGTTTCATTGTTCTCTCTCCATAGAAACCCCTTACCGAAACCTTCCCACACAATGGTATACACAGGATATAATACGCTGTCGTAAACATGAGTGGATAGTACACAATCAGAGGAAAGATCACTTGCTAGAGTGACCGGAGTGATATTGTAATAATGCAGAAACAAGCTCTGTGTTAGTTTGCTGTATTACCTTACAGCAATCTCTTGGGGTTGTTGTTGGGATGGTGAGCTGAAATGACATTGGAAGGAGTTCACATTTCAtttcactccaaccctggtcACAGGTAGTTCCAATGAAGGAAGTGGAACTAGAGTGCAATTCGAAATTAGCCCCAAGCCACTGTTTGTATGAACTTCACATAGATGCTAAAGGATTGGATGGGTATAAGCAATATGGTCTTCTGCTGGAGCTCTCACCACATCCACTCCTTTCAGATCTACTAGTAGGGCCTAGGGATAGGGACCGATTTGGAATCTTCTACAGAACACTGAGGTCTAGTAAGTGTACGCTATGGCTCTTTCCACTAAAACAACTTCAGGGACCAGGTGTACAATGTTCAACGTGTGTGTGAACACTGTTAGATGTGAGTCTTCCTCCACAAACTTGCATCTCACTGTCAGGACAATATGTGGGCTACCTCATACAGAGGAATAATGCTGTATATCAATATGCTTGAGAGCTTTCTATTTCAGATTTAAACTTTTTACGAGGTACAGTCAGTGTTGCCTGGGTTGCTTATTTTCCAAGTGTCCTGATACTGTTCACTCATCAGGTGTGCAGATAGCCCTACTCAAAACCAGTACCTGCACGTAACTAGGTCTCTTACACACCTGAGGGCGTGCAGTAAGACAATGCAGTAGTTACCTGCGTCTCGGTCTGCGCTCCTTGCTGTCTCCACGGCGATCCCTGCTGCGTCTGTCCTtgtctctgctcctcctcttcctctctctgctgcGGCTGCGAGAGGGGGAGCGACGGTGGTGGCGGTTCTCCTTGTCCTTCTCCGCTGGAGGAAGGGAAAGAAAAGGGAAGGAACGGTGAAACAATAGAACAAGGGGGGGTGGGAGGAAAGAAAACAGAAAGGGAGGAAAGAaaacagagggggaggagagaaaacagTTGAGTTAAAATAATATAGCTATGCCATTAaacagacgcttttatccaaagcgacttacagtcatgcgtgcatacattttacgtacggGTGTTCCCGGGAATCGAGCGcactatcctggcgttgcaagcgccatgctctaccaactgagctacagaggaccatagagatggggaggagagaagatggtACAGGGGGCAAGAGGATTGACACCGTTACGTGTTTACTTTCATAGGATATAGCTACTGTATGGCCAAGAGATGTTAACTTTTCATGGATTAATATTTTAACTGGCAACTTCAACACATTCAGAGCAGGAAAACGTCAGCTGGCTCAAAACAGGGTCGATTAGTGACAGAAATATTGTTACTTTTAAACAATGGGTTAGTTATAGCCACACAAATGTGCCTGGGACGACAGCTGCGACAGTGTGGATTCTAGCAGCCAACGTTCctactagctagttagccagcC
This window encodes:
- the u2af2a gene encoding splicing factor U2AF 65 kDa subunit isoform X4, translated to MSDFDEFERQLSENKQAEKDKENRHHRRSPSRSRSRERKRRSRDKDRRSRDRRGDSKERRPRRSRSPHRETKKKNKVKKYWDVPPPGFEHISVMQYKAMQAAGQIPATALLPTMTPDGLAVTPTPVPVVGSQMTRQARRLYVGNIPFGITEESMMDFFNAQMRLGGLTQAPGNPVLAVQINQDKNFAFLEFRSVDETTQAMAFDGIIFQGQSLKIRRPHDYQPLPGMSENPSVYVPGVVSTVVPDSAHKLFIGGLPNYLNDDQVKELLTSFGPLKAFNLVKDSATGLSKGYAFCEYVDVNLNDQITMENQAIAGLNGMQLGDKKLLVQRASVGSKNATLTSINQTPVTLQVPGLMNSSMTQMAGLPTEVLCLMNMVAVEELVDEEEYEEIVEDVRDECSKYGQVKSIEIPRPVDGLEVPGTGKIFVEFMSVFDSQKAMQGLTGRKFANRVVVTKYCDPDAYHRRDFW
- the u2af2a gene encoding splicing factor U2AF 65 kDa subunit isoform X2; its protein translation is MSDFDEFERQLSENKQAQLVEHGACNARIVRSIPGNTPEKDKENRHHRRSPSRSRSRERKRRSRDKDRRSRDRRGDSKERRPRRSRSPHRETKKKNKVKKYWDVPPPGFEHISVMQYKAMQAAGQIPATALLPTMTPDGLAVTPTPVPVVGSQMTRQARRLYVGNIPFGITEESMMDFFNAQMRLGGLTQAPGNPVLAVQINQDKNFAFLEFRSVDETTQAMAFDGIIFQGQSLKIRRPHDYQPLPGMSENPSVYVPGVVSTVVPDSAHKLFIGGLPNYLNDDQVKELLTSFGPLKAFNLVKDSATGLSKGYAFCEYVDVNLNDQITMENQAIAGLNGMQLGDKKLLVQRASVGSKNATLTSINQTPVTLQVPGLMNSSMTQMAGLPTEVLCLMNMVAVEELVDEEEYEEIVEDVRDECSKYGQVKSIEIPRPVDGLEVPGTGKIFVEFMSVFDSQKAMQGLTGRKFANRVVVTKYCDPDAYHRRDFW
- the u2af2a gene encoding splicing factor U2AF 65 kDa subunit isoform X1, which gives rise to MSDFDEFERQLSENKQAQLVEHGACNARIVRSIPGNTPEKDKENRHHRRSPSRSRSRERKRRSRDKDRRSRDRRGDSKERRPRRSSPSQQQPQEIAVSRSPHRETKKKNKVKKYWDVPPPGFEHISVMQYKAMQAAGQIPATALLPTMTPDGLAVTPTPVPVVGSQMTRQARRLYVGNIPFGITEESMMDFFNAQMRLGGLTQAPGNPVLAVQINQDKNFAFLEFRSVDETTQAMAFDGIIFQGQSLKIRRPHDYQPLPGMSENPSVYVPGVVSTVVPDSAHKLFIGGLPNYLNDDQVKELLTSFGPLKAFNLVKDSATGLSKGYAFCEYVDVNLNDQITMENQAIAGLNGMQLGDKKLLVQRASVGSKNATLTSINQTPVTLQVPGLMNSSMTQMAGLPTEVLCLMNMVAVEELVDEEEYEEIVEDVRDECSKYGQVKSIEIPRPVDGLEVPGTGKIFVEFMSVFDSQKAMQGLTGRKFANRVVVTKYCDPDAYHRRDFW
- the u2af2a gene encoding splicing factor U2AF 65 kDa subunit isoform X3 — encoded protein: MSDFDEFERQLSENKQAEKDKENRHHRRSPSRSRSRERKRRSRDKDRRSRDRRGDSKERRPRRSSPSQQQPQEIAVSRSPHRETKKKNKVKKYWDVPPPGFEHISVMQYKAMQAAGQIPATALLPTMTPDGLAVTPTPVPVVGSQMTRQARRLYVGNIPFGITEESMMDFFNAQMRLGGLTQAPGNPVLAVQINQDKNFAFLEFRSVDETTQAMAFDGIIFQGQSLKIRRPHDYQPLPGMSENPSVYVPGVVSTVVPDSAHKLFIGGLPNYLNDDQVKELLTSFGPLKAFNLVKDSATGLSKGYAFCEYVDVNLNDQITMENQAIAGLNGMQLGDKKLLVQRASVGSKNATLTSINQTPVTLQVPGLMNSSMTQMAGLPTEVLCLMNMVAVEELVDEEEYEEIVEDVRDECSKYGQVKSIEIPRPVDGLEVPGTGKIFVEFMSVFDSQKAMQGLTGRKFANRVVVTKYCDPDAYHRRDFW